DNA sequence from the Synechococcus sp. MU1617 genome:
ATGTCCTTCTCAGGATCCTCGGCTTCGAGGAACAGCATCTGCGCCACCAGGGCATCGGCAACGGCGTCATCCACCCCCGTGCCGAGGAAGATGATTCGCTCCCGCAGCAGGCGCGAGTAGATGTCGAAGGCGCGGTCTCCGCGACCGGACTGTTCCACAACCGTGGGCAGTGGCCCCGGTGCCGAGACGGGCATGGCGGCCCGCCAGCGGTTCTGGATGGGGTGGTGACTGCGGGCGTCGATCACGCGATCGGTATGCGGTGAAGTTCGCTCAATCTATGGGCGTTGCTCAGTCCTTGGCGTCCGCCTTGGACTTGCTCTTGGCTGAGGTCTTCTTGGCGGCGGCCTTTTTCTTGGCTTCAGCCTTGCTGTCGTCAGTGGATGGGGCCTTTTCGGTGAGGGTGCTGTTCTCCTCGAGCCAGCCCATCAGACGATCCTGCATGAGGTCATCCATCACGGCTTGACGCAGGCGCTCGGGATCGATCTTGGCGTCGGCGGAGAGCTCTTTTTTCACCTCCTTGATCTTGGCGTCCACGTCCTTGTCGTCGAGCTTGATGTCCTCCGCTTCGGCCAGGGCGGTGAGGGCAAAACTGCGGCGCAGGCGCTCCTCAGCCTCGGGGCGCGAGTTCTGCATCAGGTTGCGCACTAGGTCGGGGGTGAACAGCGACTTCACATCCATGCCCTGCTGGGCGAACTGGGCTGCGGTTTGCTCCAGCAGGTTGCGGCTTTCCTGTTGAATCAGGGCTTCTGGCAATTCCACCTCGAGCTGCTCCACCAGTGCGGCGACGAGGGCATCGCGGCGGTTGCTGGTCTGACGCCGCTCTGCGTCGTCCTTGAGCCGCTGCTCCAAGTCTTTGCGCAGGTCCGCCAGGGTGTCCTGTTCGCTGGCCTGCTTGGCGAAGGCGTCGTCCAGCTCGGGCAGTTCGCGGGTCTTGAGATCTTTCAGTTCGATCTCAAAGGCGGCCTTGCGTCCTCGGGCGTCCTCCTTCGGATAGTCGTCGGGGAACTGGCAATCCACGGTTTTGGTCTCGCCGACCTTCATGCCGATGACCCCTTCGATGAAGCCGGGGATCATCCGGCCGTTTTCCAGGTCCACATCCATGGAATCGGCACTGCCGCCCTCGATTTCGCTGCCGTCATCGCTGTAGGTGCCCTTGAAGCCCAGCACCGCGATGTCGCCGTTTTGGGCGGCGCGACCTTCCACGGGAACGACTGTGGCCATCTGCTTGCGGGAGTCCTCGAGCATCGCGTCGACCCGGGAGGCGTCGTAAGCGACGGTTTCGAATTCCGCTTCCAGCCCCTTGGTGCTCTTCAGTTTCGGCGTCGGAGCGACGTCGGCTTCCAGGGTGAACGTGAGCTCCTTGCCAGGCTCAAAGCTCTCCAGCAGGCCGTCGAAGCCACTGCTCAGATCAGGCTGGCTGATCGGTTCCAGTGATTCCTGCTTGATGGCGTCGCGCCAGGCGTTGTCGATCAGCTTTTCCAGCGCTGTGGCCTTGATTCGCACGCCACCCAGCTGCTGCACCAGCACCGTGCGCGGCACCTTGCCCTTGCGGAAGCCCGGCAGGTTGATGCTGCGGCTGAGGCTGGTGATCGCGTCTTCGTAACTCGTCTTGCAGCGCTCCCCAGGAACGGTGACCGTCACCGACAGGCGGCTGCTGGGGCGGGCTTCGGTGGTCACCTTCAGGGCTGCAGCGCTCATGGGGGAAGGGAAAGGGCAGCCCAGCACTTTATGCAACGGGTGAATTGGGGCTGGATCGGTAAGCTGAGCCGGTCGCATCGCGGCATCACGATCTCTACGCAGTGATGTCGATTTCGAGAAACGACAGGTTTTCGTTCAGATCGTTCACTCCACCGCTTGTCTTCGACTCTTCCCAACCGTCCTCTCAATGTTGCTGTTCTGGGTGCCAGCGGTGCTGTTGGCCAGGAACTGCTGCTGCTGCTTGAGGAGCGCCATTTCCCCGTTGGCGAGTTGAAGCTGCTGGCGTCGGCCCGTTCGGCCGGTCAGACCCAAGCCTGGAATGGCCGCACCCTCACGGTGGAAGAGGTCTCGGCCCGATCCTTTGAAGGGGTCGATCTGGTGCTGGCGTCGGCCGGTGGTTCTGTTTCGAAGCAGTGGCGAGAGGCCATCACCGCTGCAGGAGCGGTGATGGTGGATAACTCCAGTGCCTTCCGGATGGAGGAAGGTGTGCCGCTGGTGGTGCCCGAGGTCAATCCCGATGCGGCTTTCGCCCACAAGGGAGTGATCGCTAACCCGAATTGCACCACGATCCTGCTCACCCTGGCTTTGGCTCCTCTGGCAGCGAAGCGGGCGATGCGCCGGGTGGTGGTGAGCACCTACCAATCCGCCAGTGGTGCTGGTGCCCGCGCCATGGAAGAGCTGAAAAATCTTTCGCAGACGGTGCTGGACGGCGGAACTCCCAAGGGAGAGGTGCTGCCCTATTCCCTGGCTTTCAACCTCTTTTTGCACAACTCACCACTGCAGGCCAACAGCTATTGCGAAGAGGAGATGAAGATGGTGAACGAGACCCGCAAGATCATGGGTCTTCCGGATCTGCGTTTCACCGCCACTTGCGTGCGGGTGCCCGTGCTGCGGGCTCATTCAGAAGCAGTGAATATCGAGTTCGAGACCCCCTTCCCAGTCGGTGAAGCGCGCGAGCTGCTCTTGGCTGCCCCCGGTGTTGAGTTGATTGATGATCCGACTGCGAACCGCTTTCCGATGCCGACGGATGTGACCGGTCGAGACCCGGTGGCGATCGGACGGATCCGTCAGGACATCAGTGATCCGAATGCCCTGGAGCTCTGGCTGTGTGGGGACCAGATCCGCAAGGGAGCGGCGCTCAACGCCGTTCAGATCGCTGAACTGTTGATCGAGAAGTGATGACCCAGACCGCCACCCTCTCGCCAACGCCCTTCGGCCGTGTCGTCACCGCGATGGTGACTCCCTTTGATGCCAGCGGTGCTGTGGATCTCACCGTCGCCGCACAGCTTGCCCGGCATCTGGTGGATCAGGGATCAGATGGACTGCTGGTGTGCGGCACCACCGGCGAATCGCCAACCCTCAGCTGGGATGAGCAGTTGCAACTGCTTCAGGCAGTTCGAGAGGCGGTGGGCAGCGACGTCAAGGTGTTGGCGGGCACCGGCAGCAATTCCACGGCCGAAGCGGTGGAGGCCACCAAGGCAGCGGCGGTGGCTGGCGCTGATGGGGCTCTCGTGGTCGTGCCCTACTACAACAAGCCTCCCCAGGAGGGCTTGGAGGTCCATTTCCGGGCCATCGCCGAGGCAGCTCCTGAGCTGCCGTTGATGCTCTACAACATTCCTGGCCGCACCGGCTGCAGCATCGCTCCGGCCACGGTGGCGCGGTTGATGGACTGCCCCAACGTGGTGAGTTTCAAGGCCGCCAGCGGCACCACCGAAGAGGTCACGGCGTTGCGCCTGGCCTGCGGACCCCAGTTGGCGATTTACAGCGGTGACGACGGGCTCACCCTGCCGATGCTTGCTGTCGGTGCCGTTGGTGTGGTGAGTGTGGGCAGCCATGTGGCGGGCCCTGAGATCCGCGCCATGATCGAGGCCTATCTGAACGGCGATGGTGCCTCCGCACTCGCCCTACACGACGCTCTGATTCCCCTGTTTAAGGCCCTGTTCGCCACCACCAATCCAATTCCCGTCAAGGCTGCCCTGGAACTCAATGGCTGGTCTGTCGGTGCACCCCGTCCGCCCCTGTGCTCCCTTTCTGACGACATGAAACGTTCGCTTTCCACCGCCATGGCCGCCCTCCGTCAGACCTAGCCCGGTCCGGCTTATCGGCTTACGCAACCCGTTCTTTTACACATCGTTTTTCATGGTCAACAACGCGCGATCCAGCAAGGGGCAGGAGCCCTGTCTTCGGGTGATCCCCCTGGGTGGTCTGCACGAAATCGGCAAGAACACCTGCGTGTTCGAGTACGGCGATGACCTGATGCTGGTGGATGCCGGTCTGGCCTTCCCGAGCGATGGCATGCACGGGGTGAATGTGGTGCTGCCCGACACCAGCTTTCTGCGCGAGAACCAGAAGCGGATTCGCGGAATGATCGTCACCCATGGTCATGAAGATCACATCGGTGGCATCGCTCACCACCTCAAGCACTTCAACATTCCTGTGATCTACGGGCCGCGGCTGGCCCTTTCGATGCTTACCGGCAAGATGGATGAGGCCGGGGTCCGCGACCGCACCACCCTGCAGACCGTTGGTCCGCGTGATGTGGTGAAAGTGGGTCAGCACTTCTCGGTGGAGTTCATCCGCAACACCCACTCGATGGCCGACAGCTTCACGCTGGCCATCTCCACACCGGTGGGAACCGTCATCTTCACGGGCGACTTCAAGTTCGACCACACCCCGGTCGATGGCGAAAACTTCGACATGGCCCGCCTCGCCCACCACGGTGAGAAAGGTGTCTTGTGCCTGTTTAGTGACTCCACCAACTCGGAAGTCCCTGGGTTCTGCCCGCCGGAGCGCTCGGTGTTCCCCAACTTGGATCGCCACATCGCCAATGCCGAAGGGCGGGTGATCGTTACCACCTTCGCCAGCTCGATTCATCGGGTGTCGATGATTCTGGAGCTGGCCCTGAAGAACGGCCGCAAGGTGGGGCTGCTGGGCCGCTCCATGCTCAACGTGATTGCCAAGGCCCGGGAACTGGGCTACATGCGCGCGCCGGATGAACTGTTTGTGCCGATCAAGCAGATCAACGATGTGCCCGATCGCGAAACGCTGCTGCTGATGACCGGCAGCCAGGGAGAGCCACTGGCCGCTTTAAGCCGCATCTCTCGCGGTGAGCATCCCCAAGTGAAGGTCAAGACCACCGACACAATTATTTTCTCGGCCAGCCCGATCCCTGGAAACACGATTTCCGTGGTCAACACCATCGACAAGCTGATGATGTTGGGCGCCAAGGTGGTCTACGGCAAGGGCGAAGGCATTCACGTCTCTGGCCATGGTTTCCAGGAAGACCAGAAACTGATGCTGGCCCTCACCCGTCCCAAGTTCTTCGTGCCGGTGCATGGTGAACACCGGATGCTGGTGCAGCACTCCCGCACCGGCCATTCGATGGGGGTTCCGGTCGACAACACCTTGATCATCGACAACGGTGATGTGGTGGAGCTCACCCCGGATTCGCTCCGTAAAGGCAGTGCGGTGAAGGCGGGCATCGAGCTGCTGGATCAATCCCGCAACGGCATCGTTGATGCCCGGGTGCTCAAGGAACGCCAGCAGCTGGCGGAAGATGGCGTGGTGACGATCTTGGCCGCCATCAGCACCGATGGCGCCATGGTGGCTCCGCCGCGGGTGAATCTTCGCGG
Encoded proteins:
- the tig gene encoding trigger factor produces the protein MSAAALKVTTEARPSSRLSVTVTVPGERCKTSYEDAITSLSRSINLPGFRKGKVPRTVLVQQLGGVRIKATALEKLIDNAWRDAIKQESLEPISQPDLSSGFDGLLESFEPGKELTFTLEADVAPTPKLKSTKGLEAEFETVAYDASRVDAMLEDSRKQMATVVPVEGRAAQNGDIAVLGFKGTYSDDGSEIEGGSADSMDVDLENGRMIPGFIEGVIGMKVGETKTVDCQFPDDYPKEDARGRKAAFEIELKDLKTRELPELDDAFAKQASEQDTLADLRKDLEQRLKDDAERRQTSNRRDALVAALVEQLEVELPEALIQQESRNLLEQTAAQFAQQGMDVKSLFTPDLVRNLMQNSRPEAEERLRRSFALTALAEAEDIKLDDKDVDAKIKEVKKELSADAKIDPERLRQAVMDDLMQDRLMGWLEENSTLTEKAPSTDDSKAEAKKKAAAKKTSAKSKSKADAKD
- a CDS encoding aspartate-semialdehyde dehydrogenase, which gives rise to MSSTLPNRPLNVAVLGASGAVGQELLLLLEERHFPVGELKLLASARSAGQTQAWNGRTLTVEEVSARSFEGVDLVLASAGGSVSKQWREAITAAGAVMVDNSSAFRMEEGVPLVVPEVNPDAAFAHKGVIANPNCTTILLTLALAPLAAKRAMRRVVVSTYQSASGAGARAMEELKNLSQTVLDGGTPKGEVLPYSLAFNLFLHNSPLQANSYCEEEMKMVNETRKIMGLPDLRFTATCVRVPVLRAHSEAVNIEFETPFPVGEARELLLAAPGVELIDDPTANRFPMPTDVTGRDPVAIGRIRQDISDPNALELWLCGDQIRKGAALNAVQIAELLIEK
- the dapA gene encoding 4-hydroxy-tetrahydrodipicolinate synthase, with translation MTQTATLSPTPFGRVVTAMVTPFDASGAVDLTVAAQLARHLVDQGSDGLLVCGTTGESPTLSWDEQLQLLQAVREAVGSDVKVLAGTGSNSTAEAVEATKAAAVAGADGALVVVPYYNKPPQEGLEVHFRAIAEAAPELPLMLYNIPGRTGCSIAPATVARLMDCPNVVSFKAASGTTEEVTALRLACGPQLAIYSGDDGLTLPMLAVGAVGVVSVGSHVAGPEIRAMIEAYLNGDGASALALHDALIPLFKALFATTNPIPVKAALELNGWSVGAPRPPLCSLSDDMKRSLSTAMAALRQT
- a CDS encoding ribonuclease J, encoding MVNNARSSKGQEPCLRVIPLGGLHEIGKNTCVFEYGDDLMLVDAGLAFPSDGMHGVNVVLPDTSFLRENQKRIRGMIVTHGHEDHIGGIAHHLKHFNIPVIYGPRLALSMLTGKMDEAGVRDRTTLQTVGPRDVVKVGQHFSVEFIRNTHSMADSFTLAISTPVGTVIFTGDFKFDHTPVDGENFDMARLAHHGEKGVLCLFSDSTNSEVPGFCPPERSVFPNLDRHIANAEGRVIVTTFASSIHRVSMILELALKNGRKVGLLGRSMLNVIAKARELGYMRAPDELFVPIKQINDVPDRETLLLMTGSQGEPLAALSRISRGEHPQVKVKTTDTIIFSASPIPGNTISVVNTIDKLMMLGAKVVYGKGEGIHVSGHGFQEDQKLMLALTRPKFFVPVHGEHRMLVQHSRTGHSMGVPVDNTLIIDNGDVVELTPDSLRKGSAVKAGIELLDQSRNGIVDARVLKERQQLAEDGVVTILAAISTDGAMVAPPRVNLRGVVTTADARKMSLWVEREIKWVLENRWKQLCRNTGDKAPEVDWMGVQREVEVGLGRRMRRELQVEPLILCLVQPAPGGTPVYKGRADAEPDDRPAPRGRGGRGGGSPYGRRNGGGGGTPAPVRNAQGNGRSGSATPAPVRAAAATAVVEKVAPQPVAEKPAPASQEPEMPAGRTRRRRSAAS